In Cuculus canorus isolate bCucCan1 chromosome 27, bCucCan1.pri, whole genome shotgun sequence, the following proteins share a genomic window:
- the LOC104062069 gene encoding potassium voltage-gated channel subfamily V member 2-like: MRQLGMRRASLSANLKIGDHQGCYRTPEEEEAYIPFAQDSLIKQWSSMQNVTDRHQEKSKTPIQRNKYLLNINVGGKLFQIAYSVAARYPITRLGKLALYTDPMKKLQLCDDYSVQKNEYFFDRDPSIFHYIFHFYRSGVLWIMDEMCPSNFVEEIEYWGIHLKYSQRCCRILFEEKQDELSEYLKIQKELEAELEPLDSEEHFEGKFLGGVRKKVWNLIENPYSSVPAKIIAVMSSFFVLISIVGMTLSTVEEMKQKTGKIWMEQLEMICAIFFTSEYLMRLISSSSFKKFLRAAFNAVDLVAILPFYIQILFENLDQGDTLYHDELDKVESVSKLGKVLKLIKLMRIFRILKLARHSTGLRAFGFTMRQCYQQVCCLLLFIAMGVFTFSALMHSVEHDVPGTNFTSIPDAWWWAAVSLSTVGYGDTVPDTMLGRVVAFGCISFGIILNGMPISILYNKFSDYYAKLKAHETSNSVKLSRKFHLKKRVLQKLSECCRPDPPCRH, from the exons ATGAGGCAGCTGGGGATGAGGCGTGCGAGTCTCTCTGCCAACCTGAAGATAGGGGATCACCAGGGCTGCTACCGGACaccagaggaagaagaagccTACATCCCGTTCGCCCAGGACAGCCTGATAAAACAATGGAGCTCCATGCAGAATGTGACGGACAGACAccaggagaaaagcaagactCCCATCCAAAGGAACAAGTATTTGCTCAACATTAATGTGGGTGGCAAATTGTTCCAGATCGCTTACAGTGTAGCAGCCCGGTACCCCATCACCAGGCTTGGGAAGCTGGCCCTTTACACGGACCCGATGAAgaagctgcagctctgtgatGACTACTCAGTGCAGAAGAACGAATACTTCTTTGACCGAGATCCTTCCATTTTCCACTATATCTTCCACTTCTACCGCAGCGGGGTCCTGTGGATAATGGATGAGATGTGCCCCAGTAACTTTGTGGAGGAAATTGAGTACTGGGGAATCCATCTGAAATACTCACAGCGCTGCTGCCGGATCCTGTTTGAGGAAAAGCAAGATGAACTCAGCGaatatctgaaaatacagaaggaaCTGGAGGCAGAACTGGAGCCCCTGGACTCAGAAGAGCACTTTGAGGGCAAATTTCTGGGGGGGGTTCGGAAGAAGGTCTGGAACCTCATTGAGAACCCGTActcttctgtcccagccaaGATCATCGCTGTCATGTCGAGCTTCTTTGTGCTTATCTCCATCGTGGGGATGACGCTGAGCACAGTGGAGGAGATGAAACAGAAGACAGGGAAGATATGGatggagcagctggagatgaTCTGTGCCATCTTCTTCACCTCTGAATACCTCATGCGGCTCATATCCTCCTCCAGCTTCAAGAAGTTTTTGCGGGCAGCATTCAATGCTGTCGACCTGGTAGCCATCCTGCCCTTCTATATCCAGATCCTCTTTGAAAACTTGGACCAAGGGGACACACTTTACCATGATGAACTGGACAAGGTGGAGAGCGTGAGCAAGCTGGGGAAAGTCCTCAAGCTCATCAAACTCATGAGGATCTTCCGCATCCTCAAGCTAGCTCGTCACTCCACTGGCCTCCGGGCCTTCGGCTTCACCATGCGCCAGTGCTACCAGCAGGtttgctgcctcctcctcttcatcgCCATGGGAGTCTTCACCTTCTCTGCTCTCATGCACTCAGTGGAACATGATGTCCCAGGCACCAACTTCACCAGTATCCCTGACGCCTGGTGGTGGGCAGCG GTCAGCCTCTCCACTGTGGGCTATGGAGACACGGTGCCTGACACGATGCTTGGCAGGGTGGTGGCATTTGGCTGCATCTCCTTTGGCATCATCCTCAACGGCAtgcccatctccatcctctacAACAAGTTTTCTGACTACTATGCCAAGCTGAAGGCCCATGAGACCAGCAACTCGGTCAAGCTCTCCAGGAAATTCCACTTGAAAAAGCGAGTCCTGCAGAAGCTGTCGGAGTGCTGCCGACCAGACCCTCCCTGTCGCCACTGA